One region of bacterium genomic DNA includes:
- a CDS encoding amidohydrolase: MRRTWIFLAVALITLSLCSCRESAVRKHITKGVAAIRLIDSHEHLAPEKDCLAQERSLFTTLHYAASDMWADGLDRNLSDSLFENPTVPLEQKWSLMAPYWNNIRHTAYSRSLLIAFKDLYGIGEITDSTYAKLSEKIKEANQEGFYSKVLHDKAGIDLAICDVGLSGRDLDSTLFRAVLRLDEFVLESGSVDAVCRKWGFQARSLEDWERGLDMAFQKTVDWGFVGIKSGLAYERSLSYSYVSRDQAATAFEHILADSAGTRLATYEDRRAIQDYMFGRIADNCARYDLPLQIHTGLFYDTGRDISQSDPTRLAPFIIRHPRTRFVLMHCGYPYGEELLAMAKNLPNVTLDMCWIYIISPRFAAEFLDRAIETLPSDKVLGFGGDYVVAEGSYGHSVLCRQIVSKVLADRVIEGFWSEEEALDYAKALLRDNAIKTFKLKI, from the coding sequence ATGCGTCGTACCTGGATTTTCCTGGCTGTAGCCCTGATAACCCTGTCCCTCTGTTCCTGCCGTGAGTCCGCAGTACGCAAGCATATCACAAAAGGAGTGGCGGCGATCCGCCTGATCGATAGCCATGAACACCTGGCCCCGGAAAAGGACTGTCTGGCGCAGGAACGCTCGCTGTTCACCACTCTGCACTATGCGGCCTCGGACATGTGGGCGGATGGTCTGGACCGCAACCTGTCGGATTCGCTGTTCGAGAATCCCACCGTGCCGCTGGAGCAGAAATGGAGCCTGATGGCCCCCTACTGGAACAACATCCGTCACACCGCCTATAGCCGCAGCCTCCTGATTGCGTTCAAGGACCTCTATGGAATAGGGGAAATCACCGACAGCACCTACGCCAAACTGTCCGAAAAGATAAAAGAGGCCAACCAGGAGGGATTCTACAGCAAAGTGCTGCACGACAAGGCCGGGATCGACCTGGCGATCTGCGATGTCGGCCTGAGCGGCCGCGACCTGGACTCGACCCTTTTCCGCGCCGTGCTGCGCCTGGATGAGTTTGTCCTCGAATCCGGGTCAGTGGATGCGGTCTGCCGCAAGTGGGGGTTCCAGGCCCGCTCGCTGGAGGACTGGGAGCGCGGGCTGGACATGGCGTTCCAGAAAACAGTGGACTGGGGCTTTGTCGGGATCAAGTCCGGCTTGGCCTATGAGCGCTCGCTGAGCTACAGCTACGTGTCGCGGGATCAGGCTGCCACCGCGTTCGAGCATATCCTGGCCGACTCGGCCGGCACCCGTCTGGCCACCTACGAGGACCGGCGAGCCATTCAGGACTACATGTTCGGCCGGATCGCGGACAACTGCGCCCGCTACGACCTTCCCCTTCAGATCCACACCGGCCTGTTCTACGACACCGGCCGTGATATCTCCCAGTCCGACCCGACCCGCCTGGCACCGTTCATCATCCGTCACCCGCGCACCCGGTTCGTGCTGATGCATTGCGGCTACCCCTACGGCGAGGAACTCCTGGCCATGGCCAAGAACCTGCCGAACGTGACCCTGGACATGTGCTGGATCTATATCATTTCGCCGCGTTTCGCCGCCGAGTTCCTGGACCGGGCGATCGAAACCCTTCCCAGTGACAAGGTCCTGGGTTTCGGCGGTGACTATGTTGTCGCAGAGGGGAGCTACGGGCACTCGGTGCTCTGCCGTCAGATAGTCTCCAAAGTGCTGGCCGACCGGGTGATCGAGGGGTTCTGGAGCGAGGAGGAAGCCCTGGATTACGCGAAAGCCCTGCTGCGGGACAATGCGATCAAGACTTTCAAGCTGAAAATTTAG
- the nagB gene encoding glucosamine-6-phosphate deaminase, whose protein sequence is MDVIVKPSYEEVSALAARMIADVVEDNPRCVLGLATGSTPVAAYRELISIHKEQGLDFSQVVTFNLDEYVGLDEKNEQSYHYFMWENLFSHINIRPENVHIPEGNAEDVVEFCQLYEQMIESFGGIDLQLLGIGSNGHIAFNEPTGSLGSRTHLTRLTERTRRDNARFFKSLDEVPSQAMTMGIGTILDAASILLVANGESKAEAVAKMVEGPVTAMVPASALQLHPSVTVIVDAPAASKLTREYPSEPEML, encoded by the coding sequence ATGGATGTGATTGTTAAACCTTCTTACGAAGAGGTCAGCGCGCTGGCGGCGAGGATGATCGCGGACGTGGTGGAGGACAATCCGCGCTGCGTGCTGGGACTGGCCACGGGGAGCACCCCGGTGGCGGCCTACCGTGAACTGATCAGCATTCACAAGGAGCAGGGCCTGGATTTCTCACAGGTGGTGACTTTCAACCTCGATGAGTATGTGGGCCTGGATGAAAAGAACGAGCAGAGCTACCACTATTTCATGTGGGAAAATCTGTTCAGCCACATCAACATCCGTCCGGAAAACGTGCATATCCCGGAGGGCAACGCCGAGGACGTGGTCGAATTCTGCCAGCTCTACGAGCAGATGATCGAGTCTTTCGGCGGCATCGACCTTCAACTCCTGGGCATCGGCTCCAACGGGCACATCGCGTTCAACGAGCCGACCGGCTCACTCGGCTCACGCACGCATCTCACCCGGCTGACCGAGCGCACCCGCCGCGACAACGCCCGGTTCTTCAAGAGCCTGGACGAGGTGCCGAGTCAGGCCATGACCATGGGGATCGGGACGATCCTGGATGCGGCCTCGATCCTGCTGGTGGCCAACGGCGAGAGCAAGGCCGAGGCAGTGGCCAAAATGGTGGAGGGCCCGGTGACCGCGATGGTGCCGGCCAGCGCGCTGCAGCTGCACCCGTCGGTCACGGTGATCGTGGATGCCCCCGCGGCCTCGAAGCTGACCCGTGAGTACCCCTCCGAACCGGAAATGCTCTGA
- a CDS encoding dockerin type I repeat-containing protein codes for MTGPRLCVFVLTVLLLSFSGLAIAQTRLSDSATCRGDIDEDGRVTVFDLLEMLKVLPDPAGKPERVRRIADTDASGRVDIFDLLELLKYLSGSKTPPTMSCGPSISAVSSTAPGAGDTLDISLSGIADSQTITVLIDGRETPLCGFSAGQARVVVPDWFCGGELRVAASGDTSAPVALVLGALPGSTRVIFLHHSTGENVWNGGVADWFAQYGRQNGKSYSIGERAYPSGSPYPWNNYPYDYWNIWVSHAGAEPYLTEPTLEILTPQYRVIVFKHCYPVSGIGPDTGSPSVSSEAKTLENYKLQYAALKEKLHQFRANRFIVWTGAALVEGETNAEQGARAREFFEWVKTQWDEPGDNIFVWDFFELETEGGLYLKNEYASGDSHPNAAFCRVVAPLFGQRVVDVIEGRGDSGSLTGKPAGTDG; via the coding sequence TTGACTGGTCCGCGTCTGTGCGTGTTCGTTCTGACTGTACTGCTGCTGTCGTTTTCGGGGTTGGCTATTGCCCAGACCCGGCTGTCCGACTCCGCCACCTGCCGTGGCGATATCGATGAGGACGGCCGGGTGACTGTTTTCGACCTCCTCGAAATGCTGAAAGTCCTTCCCGACCCGGCCGGCAAGCCCGAACGGGTGCGCCGGATCGCGGACACCGACGCCAGCGGCCGGGTGGACATATTCGACCTGCTGGAACTGCTCAAATACCTTTCCGGCTCCAAGACCCCGCCAACGATGAGCTGTGGGCCCTCGATCAGCGCAGTCAGCTCCACAGCCCCGGGCGCGGGGGACACGCTGGATATCTCGCTATCCGGCATTGCCGACAGCCAGACTATCACCGTGTTGATAGACGGCCGGGAGACACCCTTGTGCGGGTTCTCGGCGGGACAGGCGCGGGTCGTGGTGCCGGACTGGTTCTGCGGCGGCGAGCTGCGGGTGGCAGCCTCGGGTGACACCAGCGCGCCGGTCGCCCTGGTCCTGGGCGCGCTGCCCGGCTCGACCCGGGTGATATTCCTGCATCACAGCACCGGCGAGAATGTCTGGAACGGCGGGGTGGCGGACTGGTTCGCGCAATACGGCCGTCAGAACGGCAAGAGCTACAGTATCGGCGAGCGGGCTTATCCCTCTGGCAGCCCCTACCCGTGGAACAACTACCCCTACGATTACTGGAATATCTGGGTCTCCCACGCCGGAGCTGAGCCCTACCTGACCGAGCCAACCCTGGAAATCCTGACCCCACAGTACCGGGTGATCGTGTTCAAGCACTGTTACCCGGTAAGCGGCATCGGGCCGGACACGGGCTCTCCCAGCGTTTCCAGCGAGGCCAAGACCCTGGAGAACTACAAGCTTCAGTACGCGGCCCTGAAAGAGAAACTGCACCAGTTCCGGGCCAACCGGTTCATAGTCTGGACCGGCGCGGCCCTGGTGGAGGGCGAGACCAACGCCGAGCAGGGCGCCCGGGCGAGGGAGTTTTTCGAGTGGGTCAAGACCCAGTGGGATGAGCCGGGGGACAATATTTTCGTCTGGGATTTCTTCGAGCTGGAAACCGAGGGCGGGCTGTACCTGAAAAACGAGTACGCCTCCGGGGACTCGCACCCCAACGCCGCTTTCTGCCGGGTTGTGGCCCCGCTGTTCGGTCAGCGGGTGGTGGATGTGATCGAGGGACGGGGTGACAGCGGCAGCCTGACCGGCAAGCCGGCCGGAACAGATGGATAG
- a CDS encoding sigma-54 dependent transcriptional regulator translates to MNRVLIIDDEQSLLTTLEVLFSREGFEVATAPGGLEGLELLRAGDPPDLLITDIRMPEVDGIQVLREAKKIDPFLPVVIITAQAEKQGAIDACNEGAYYFLEKPFENRRLIAICREALEFGRADRRYAVRRRELTSTAGPEPPVGQAPAFVRAMDLARRAAASDSTILIQGESGTGKELVARFIYQSSQRANRPFVTVNCGALPETLLESELFGHVKGSFTGAISNKDGLFKVASGGTIFLDEVGDTSLAFQVKLLRVLQEREITPVGSTEPVTVDVRVIAATNKDLEAEVESGQFRRDLFYRLNVIPITVPPLRERAGDIPALIDHFLRRLGRDQGHETLFTPGALEVLSACSWKGNIRELENVIEQLTVTGPANRIGEEDLPARLRTPQPAPLAAGGPKPTPTLEAVETAYIEWVMNQVGGSRKEAARVLGIDPSTLYRKLTR, encoded by the coding sequence ATGAACCGGGTGCTGATAATAGACGATGAGCAGTCGCTGCTGACCACGCTGGAGGTGCTGTTCAGCCGGGAGGGGTTCGAGGTGGCGACCGCCCCGGGGGGGCTGGAGGGCCTGGAGCTCCTGCGCGCAGGCGACCCGCCCGACCTTCTTATCACCGACATCCGCATGCCGGAGGTGGACGGGATCCAGGTGCTGCGCGAGGCCAAGAAGATCGACCCGTTCCTGCCGGTGGTGATCATCACGGCCCAGGCCGAGAAACAGGGAGCGATCGACGCCTGCAACGAGGGGGCCTACTATTTCCTGGAGAAACCGTTCGAGAACCGACGCCTGATCGCGATCTGCCGTGAGGCGCTGGAGTTCGGCCGCGCCGACCGGCGCTATGCCGTGCGACGCCGCGAGCTGACCAGCACCGCCGGGCCCGAGCCCCCGGTGGGGCAGGCTCCGGCCTTTGTCCGGGCCATGGACCTTGCCCGTCGCGCCGCGGCCAGCGACAGCACGATCCTGATCCAGGGCGAAAGCGGCACGGGCAAGGAGCTGGTGGCCCGTTTCATCTACCAGTCGAGCCAGCGCGCCAACCGTCCCTTTGTCACGGTCAACTGCGGCGCCCTGCCGGAGACCCTGCTCGAAAGCGAGCTGTTCGGCCACGTGAAAGGCTCGTTCACCGGGGCCATTTCGAACAAGGACGGCCTGTTCAAGGTGGCCAGCGGCGGGACCATTTTCCTGGACGAGGTGGGCGACACCTCGCTGGCGTTCCAGGTAAAGCTGCTGCGCGTGCTGCAGGAGCGCGAGATCACCCCGGTGGGCTCCACCGAGCCGGTCACGGTGGATGTGCGGGTGATCGCGGCCACGAACAAGGACCTGGAGGCCGAGGTTGAATCGGGACAGTTCCGCCGCGACCTGTTCTACCGTCTGAACGTGATCCCGATCACCGTGCCCCCCTTACGCGAGCGGGCCGGGGACATCCCGGCGCTGATCGACCATTTCCTGCGCCGCCTGGGACGGGACCAGGGCCACGAGACGCTTTTCACCCCCGGTGCGCTGGAGGTGCTGTCCGCCTGCAGTTGGAAAGGCAACATCCGCGAGCTGGAAAATGTAATCGAGCAGCTCACCGTGACCGGCCCGGCCAACCGGATCGGCGAGGAGGACCTCCCCGCCCGTCTGCGCACCCCGCAGCCCGCCCCGCTGGCCGCCGGCGGTCCCAAGCCCACTCCCACCCTGGAGGCGGTCGAAACCGCCTACATCGAGTGGGTGATGAACCAGGTGGGCGGCAGCCGCAAGGAGGCGGCCCGGGTGCTGGGGATCGACCCCTCCACGCTCTACCGCAAGCTGACACGCTGA